The following DNA comes from Ricinus communis isolate WT05 ecotype wild-type chromosome 10, ASM1957865v1, whole genome shotgun sequence.
TGAAAGTATATCCTACTATAAGAATATATGAtgttcaaataaattaagaaaaactaGAGGAATATATAAGTTATAACCAACCTGACAATTTGTAAACTTCAGCATGATAgttgaaaggaaaaagaatgtGAAAAACAAATTACAAAACCCCAATTCGGAAGAAGATGATAAGATAAGATAAGATAAGATCATAAGAAGATAGACGACAAGACAAACAAGCGATTACATGTTCTTCAGCCTACGTAGTGAAGCTTCATCTATTATATAAAACCATTTGGCCAAGAACAACACTGTTCCTGGCCAACAATTAATGCGGTCCCGAATCAGGCTAAGGATTTTGCACATTCCTGACAGATAAgatcaattataataataaggaTTTTGCATCTATATTTttgttacttttctttattcttgacCAATAACGAAAGCAACCCTCATCGAATTACTACTCATCACTAAGAAAAGACAAGAAGATCAGCTAAAATAGTAtaattcaagaaaagaaagccaAAACAATCACTGGTTAAATATAAAAcccaagaaaagaattaaaaaaaaaaaaagataccATGCTAGACAACTGATCCTTATGGTCCAGCAGAAATAGACACTGAAGGAAACTATTTCATAACTAAGGTTAAATGATTTAACAACTGATCATCCTttgaactaaaataattaacgaAAGAAGGTGGAGAATTCTGAAATATGATGCACATATTCAGAGATGGCTTATGGGAAAATTCTTGGGacaaattaatttgaatagTGGGTGAATCAGCAATAATAGAAACTTGCAGAATTTGGCTGAGTTTTACATGGAGAATATAAAACGAAAGTTACAGTTGGGAAATTCATTAAGAAGTTAGGAGCTCCAAATCCTACTAGAGAAACATTATCAAGCAACCAAAACCCTTGGAATTTTAGGCTATGTATAGAACCAGAAGAACTGAATATTGCAAAAGTGTAGCATTTCACTAGTAAACAACAAGAATGAAATAGGATTTCAGCTATGACAAATGTAACTTACACTAGTCTTCATCTTCAATGTCAAAGTTCATCTTCCATCTCTGTACATGTTAGAGTTTCACAAGTAATAGTGCTAGCTCCTCATCAGACACTGCAACATCGACACATGTCCCCAACACAGATGCAAGCCTTGCAGCTAATTGATGCTTACACTAGGAGAGGAAAAAAGGTGTGGAAAATCCTTAGAAGAAGAGGCATCAAAAAACTAACTCTAATGCATTAGCAAGAATACAATCTTACACAGAGTTGTTCTCCTCCGTTAACAGTGTcataaaaaaatgagtaaCAGGCACAATAATGTTCAGGGAAACAGAAGTAATCCTCCTTCCTCCTTGATTCTCCCACCACCTAACAACGCCAcataaacaagaaattaattagtgaATCTGCTCTTAAATATCTACGAATGCCATATTTTTGCAACTACACTTTTATTTACCAAATCCACTGGCACTTTGGTTGATCCTAACCCTAAAAACTATTACGTCCGGCTAAATATAAACAGAACTTTTCAATAATTCCTCTTTAACAATACAGCAACACTAAAACAGCCGAACTCTCCATATCCATTATCCATTTTAAGCTGAATTGAAATCTGAAATTCATACCATATTAGTTCACAGTGCAGCCAAAAGTTACAAACTGTAAACATCCATTCTaaggtaaaataaaatacaggGAAAAAGACTAGAAATGAACCTGAAAGATACAACGGCCACTGGGTTCACCAGTTATCCTCTTAACACCTCTTTGGTCGACTATCCTAGTGGCTCTCTCAAAGTTTTTACCAAACAATAAATGCAAGCTAACAATTAACAGTAACAAcaataatatcaaaatcaaattacgCAACAACAAAACCAATTAAAGATACACTCACATTGACAGCTGATCATCAGTCACTGCCACCAAGAGGTAAGTGTTAACAGATTTAATAACAACTCAACCGAAAATAGCAAAAGATTGAGACTTTTTAGAGAGACAgagtaaaaagaaagaacctGAACGAGTTAACTCGACACTTTTCCATACAGTATCTGCAAACAAATTACTTATGGGCATTCTTTCTTGAATCGAAACCCAATAATTCGCACAAGTCTTGAGTTTCATCAACTGTGAAAATCAACAACTTTACACaggtaaattaaaatttttaaaaaatcaaattttcaggaaaaaaaaaaatttggacCATTTCTCGATTTGTGCGTGTCATCCTTGCGCAGGGGCCATGCTAATCTTCTCTGTATCGTTCCAATTTTATCGGATGCCCCCGAAGGGACCCAACCGGCTGTTTGCCCTAATTCATATAAAGAATTCTAAAAAGCTACAACGAATCGATGTGGTTCTGGCTTTTTTGGTCAAACTTTAAACGTCACGTCGTTTTGCAAGGTTTTCCATTCGGATTCTCCCAGTTTGGGCTCTTGCTTTACTTGAGACCAATGGTATCATTAACAAGAAAAGATCATTGTATTATGAAGACATATGAAAACATAATAGTAAagcaaaatttatataaaagaaagttgTACCTTTTTTTTGATAACGAgaattccataaaagaaaacattgaTATTGagaatattttaatcaattcaagaatctcctcttatccatacttttatatattctttagataattcaaaagttatgttcatgaaattatatatttattcttaatgtATTTGTAagcttattattatattatattaaatatgtgttcttagtttataattaattcattttatgaAAGTAGTTttcatctaaaataaaattttattacactttttattaattaaataaattttattttaagtgaAAACTACTTGATATGTTAACTATAAactaataacatatatttaatataattagtattgcTTGTCATGTGTAACATatgcataaattattattctaaagattattatatttgtataatataatattaaatagaaaataatcatATTGATTAAgcattataataataagaatatatgaattaatatgtcagtaaaataaaattgaatgtattatttttttgtctttaatttttataaaatattttaaatttttttattatttattagaaattcaTGTGTTATTACTCGTCACgtacataaattattattataaaaattataatgtaagttatttaataaactaatatataatataatattaaattataaataatcataTGGATGAAATATCataaagtattataataataagaacatacaaattaatatatgtcaataaaataaaattgaaagtaataatattattttggcCAAATGCATACGTGGCTTCTTGAACTTTTTTAGAATAGTCACTTGGCCACTTGAACTTTTGTATGGTTTTTATAGCCACACGAACTAGTTCTTTTAGACCATATAAATCTCATCTTATTATTACTAGGAGCGTGTGTAagacaaatattttaaattgactTGTACAAGTGTTAATAGAGTATGACCAAATGCATAAGTGACCCCTTGAACTTTTTGAAAATAGTCACTTGAACTTTTATATAGTCCATATATATAGCACCTAAATTAGTTCTTTTATATTCCTAAATCCCCATATCTCTTTGTGCCCTAGTTTTTGTTGACATGTATCCAAATGTGGACAATTAtgtcatttttaataaaatttcttaaagaaatattGCAACTTGAGGAGtgaatattttcaaaatgacaacaaaattttatgattattataaaaaataaaagttcatTAAAGATGAGAAGCAAAGTTTAAATTTGGGGATTTAGAATTCTAAAAAgcattgttttacttttttaaattccAGTATTTTGTTAACATCCGTACAAGTCAACTCTATATCAGAGTGCTTGTCTTACATGCTTCTAAAgagagcaaaaaaaaaaaaagatttatgtGTTCCAAAAGAACTAGTTTAAGTAGTTATAAGCACCAAATAAAAGTTCAAATGACAAAGTAACTATTTTTAGATAGTTTGAGGGGCCATTGGCcttgaatatttaaatcatattGATTTACTTCAACTTGCCTTTATTTGTATAGATATACTTGCATATACAAGtcaacaaaatataatttatacgATCTAAAAGATCTAGTTTACATGGTTATAAGAACCAAACAAAAGTTCAAATGGCTAAGTTCGTATTCTCAAAAAGCTTAGGAGGTCACGTATGCATTCAGCCTACTTTTCTCCTATCACTttctatctttaatttttttaaaaatttatattgaattatttgaattcTATCATAGATACAGATACTATGTAATATAAAGTGAttcatcaatttcttatagaactaaaaatatatatgaaactattatagaattaggagATTAGTGACTAATTAATTCTCTTAGATTTAGAAAgttaagttaattatatataaaattagaataaaattagtaagGGTATTTTAGCCGGTTCAAAAATTTTCTTCATgcttctatatatattatagatataacaatttataaaatatttaagatctatatttataaaatttactaatttCGTTATAGTTTTAAGGAGTGATTGCTTGAAAAGTCTGCATTGCTATTTGTACTAGTTGTGTTTGaatataatcaatatatataaagggAGAGTTTCGGCAACTGAAATCCCTAGACTACTGCTGTGATATTGTTGCAGCATTATGTAAAGGGTCAGTCATCTCCTTTACAGCTAACTACAAACATGTCCCCAAGTATATAAGAAGCATATACTTGTACAAGGAGATTGAAGCTCTAAATGTCATTTTTAAGAAGCCAGTATAACACCACaatcaagaaagaaaacccTGAATAATGTAATCATGTATGTGTATTATACAAGTGTTACAAGTTGCCTACTAGCAATCTTCACTTCTCAGAGTTTCCAGTATATGCCTAGTCTGTGCAAGATGCCTGAAACTACTGCCCAGAATGTGATTTGAGCAAATATCACATATAAGAGGTTCCCTAGCTTCTCTGAATTCCAAACTTTGTCAAAGACGTGTTCTTGAATCCAATAGACCTGATACAAATTGGTTTTCATAAATTGATTGACCTCGAAGAGACGGACAATGATCAGAATtggtaatatttttatcataaaaatctaaataaactTACAAGTGTATTGttgtttgacttgtaaaaCCATCCATTGATAAATCCTTCAAAGATACCTTGGGCAGCCATCACATAAACCAGCATTGCGTTCATTCCTATCCATTCCAGGAATAAAAATGGTATGCGCAATCCCAAAACATCAATCTGACAATGCAAGAAACGACAACCAAAAAGGGTGAGTCAATAGCGAATCAAAAAATAGAAATCCCatgatgtttttcttttatcagtATTTAAACCTTTCCGAATGACTTGCCTACTCTGAATTTATGGCACCCAACAGCTGGACGATTAACATGGATCTTAGGTACTTTACAGTTGAACAATAAATTAGTGACATGTACCTTAAATCTAATGATTAACCTATTTTTATGGCTTATCCAATAGTTGGATGCAATACGCTGAGATTAGGCAAAAGTTTTCCTAATCGTTATACCAGTATGTAGAATCCAGAGAATACAATTCCTGCTGCACCAGCTGTGAAACAGACATAGCTGAAGCTGTAGAGTTGTTTGTTGATGGGAATAGCTGCAAAAACCAGGGACTTGTTATATTATGTTTTGCACTTTCAGTTGTTCTGATTTTTGCATGCATACTTACCATCTGTAAAATGAAGGATGATGGCGATCAAAAATAAGCCAAGCCCCATTGAGACCCATTGCTTCAATCTCTCAGAGTGACCCTGCAGGCGAAAGACTGCTTTTGAGTTCATATTATCTCAAGGTCACATGACAGACAAGTAGTGTTTCCGGGTTATAACCTTGAAATGAATCAAAACATGTCCATAATGGATGCCAATGGTACCAGAAAGGATAGCTGAGATTGTACTGAGAGAAATGAGCCACACCAAACGACATTTTAGTAAGCTCAGGAATGACTTCTTTTTCTAAGTATTTTGTTGATCATAGGTGCGCAAATTAGCAAACCTCAACAAGCCTTCAGGTTCGAATGGAGCAAGGCACCAGCTAGGAGCATCCGCGCGAAGAGGGCCAGTAGCCGGAGAACTAAAAGTGCAAGCCTGCAAGAGAAGgtatatacataattatttaactttcaAGTACAGTGCAGAAGTTCTAGCTGCAGTGAAATTTCTGAAAATTGCAGTTTCAGAGAAGGATCAAGATGCATGCTAATGCAATGTTCCTTCTAATATCACTAACCTTTAAGCGGCTCCAAACCGGATATTGATACAGATGATTAATTCCCCAAACCTCCCTATCTACATAACCAACAGCATTGCATGCAGGTCCTAAATGTCCCCTCATCCCACACTTGACCTGGAATAAAGCATTGCAATATGATTAGAAGTAGCTTTTCCAAAGGGAATGTTCTTGCTATAAATCCTATTCTCTGTCTACTAACAGTGTATCTTGTCGGTCGATTATCATCGTACGCAGTGAAACTCCAATCTGGAACATAGAGTGCATATGTTGTGATCATATAGATGAGGAAAGCAATGAACCCTCCAATCCTGCATTGcagataaataattagtttctGGTATACAATCTACAGGTTAGGCttcaataaaaattgagtGAATTAATTTACGCAAAAAatgtttgttttttatttttttatataccaTTGCCATCGGTATGCTGTGAAAATGGAGAAATGGTTAGGCTGCAGGACAGTTTGTCTTTCCTTGATGGTTAGTGTTTCTATAAGAGCTACAAACATGTATACCAATGCTATCCTCTGCttattacaaaagaaattagttaTTAAAGGCAAAGATAGACTAATTGATATCAGACGTAGCCATAACATGTTATTAGTGAAAAACCTGGAGAATGCCACACCATCTAATAAGCTTCATATCAACTCCATACGATAGATCAACAGGTGCATGTGAGTATCCTCCTGAAATGTGTTACATCAGACaaaaaaagtaaagtaacAAATTAAACGAGCAAATTCACCAAGTTTATGCATGATTTTGTTATTGctgttattcaaatttaactCCTGCTAGTATGGACTATTCAGGGTCAGCTCAACAAAATATGGGACCTGTCAGGCaagaaaaatgataaaccTAGGCCCCATAGAGGATTAGAGGCTCACATTTGATCATGTTAAGAAACTTcaagaaaaaatatagaagGGAAAATCATTACCTTGCAACAGAATTCCCCAGAATAGAAGCTTCAATGTCCTTAGAGATATCTTTTTAACTGCATCCCTCTTCCTGGGAATTCTCTGCAAAATTAAGAACAAGATTTGTTATACGACTGATATTTACATAGTGACGGCAGCTGTTTTCGTGCAGGCCATTGACGAGccattgttttatttttttttggatcATTATGATTccaattaataattttgaatatttgttccctataaaataatgaataatgCTAAAACTATTattgttgaaagaaaaaagaaataaaaaagttcTATTGATTTTGTATGGCTATGGcctttaaattctttttaacaacTACATTTGTTGatctgatttttctttttcacgaGCCTAAATTTTCGGCTCAATTACTCATTCTATCACATATTAATAGAGATGGAAATTAATGACAATGACACAAGTATTCGTGTTCTTGTCTAGTTTCACAACTTTGACCTGCATGTATGaaactaatataatttctatGTATATACGTGATTATTACTTATCTATGATTCTTTTGATGACAATGACACAGCTAAAATTAATGTATTGCCATAGGAGTAAAGCtttttacataaattaatacagATTCTTTTCCTCAGCCGGCTGAGGTATAACATTAAGCACAAAAAACAACATTGCTCAcaggcaaaaagaaaagaaaagaaaatgaagaaaagggGAAATGATACATACATACCTTGAGGGCCAGAGCAATTGCAACCCCAACAATGAAGAGGAAAAAGGGCATCACAAAGTCGGCCAATGTGCAACCATTCCATGGTGAATGATCTATTCTTGCGTATGATTCACCAGCATTGTCTACCAGTATCATCAGCTACAGCCATAccgttatatatatatagacatgATCAGCACCTATATATGAGTCAATGATTCGTCGATCTAATTACAGATTGCCTACTTACCACTACAGTGAGCCCTCTAAACGCATCTAAGGTTGCAACCCTCTTCGTCTTCTGCTTCACCGGTAGCTGCTCCGGTTGCTGCAGCTGTTCTCCTTCCTGTTCAACCAACACTGTACTACTTGTCAACTCTTTCTCGGGGATGACGCCA
Coding sequences within:
- the LOC8283984 gene encoding zinc finger SWIM domain-containing protein 7, encoding MTRTNREMLMKLKTCANYWVSIQERMPISNLFADTVWKSVELTRSVTDDQLSILHLLFGKNFERATRIVDQRGVKRITGEPSGRCIFQVVGESRRKEDYFCFPEHYCACYSFFYDTVNGGEQLCCKHQLAARLASVLGTCVDVAVSDEELALLLVKL
- the LOC8283983 gene encoding heparan-alpha-glucosaminide N-acetyltransferase, with the protein product MANQSEGFNYQSVMEDPRKLEEGLAHAKVANENQQEQHLSEKLDKTHDGGGVIPEKELTSSTVLVEQEGEQLQQPEQLPVKQKTKRVATLDAFRGLTVVLMILVDNAGESYARIDHSPWNGCTLADFVMPFFLFIVGVAIALALKRIPRKRDAVKKISLRTLKLLFWGILLQGGYSHAPVDLSYGVDMKLIRWCGILQRIALVYMFVALIETLTIKERQTVLQPNHFSIFTAYRWQWIGGFIAFLIYMITTYALYVPDWSFTAYDDNRPTRYTVKCGMRGHLGPACNAVGYVDREVWGINHLYQYPVWSRLKACTFSSPATGPLRADAPSWCLAPFEPEGLLSTISAILSGTIGIHYGHVLIHFKGHSERLKQWVSMGLGLFLIAIILHFTDAIPINKQLYSFSYVCFTAGAAGIVFSGFYILIDVLGLRIPFLFLEWIGMNAMLVYVMAAQGIFEGFINGWFYKSNNNTLVYWIQEHVFDKVWNSEKLGNLLYVIFAQITFWAVVSGILHRLGIYWKL